The Altererythrobacter sp. ZODW24 genome window below encodes:
- a CDS encoding TonB-dependent receptor — protein sequence MSKKNQAFEAQLSGRMKALGTASSLALCMTMVSPAWAQDAAEPDADPATSQITDETADDNVLVVTGFRASLESAQNIKRDSDTFVDAITAEDIGALPDRSVAEALQRVPGVNIGRFEKTTDPDRFSVEGTGVIIRGLPYVRSELNGRDIFSATGGIALSFNDISPELLGRVEVFKNVTADMTEGAIAGTVNLVTRKPLDTNGLKIAGTVGANYGDLRGEWSPEYSALISNSWDTAAGSFGLQFGYAYSELKSRTDASQVADPCYRANTFDAPCIRALSVGSGGFVGDGNFDASNFPPEGSLVVPKGAGVRTTDLDRNRKAYSIVAQYESNDGRFSAAFEWLRSETSFDTEEFALISRVDDEGLFPVPAAGSTWQFDENGVFESGVLTQRPGDAYATPFGRGGIPIDSLRFLRGAESVTEDFAVDAQFEATDRLRFNFEAQTIKSELARDSVFGALSTFAEVDLDLSGSTPQVQFLAPPGSPADYFSSGESTYYWFGLDSREKNEGELKSANFDVEYDISDDGFFKQARFGARWADRDRTTRNTNFSTWGNLSAPWAGRAGCAPWGEGPGCAATGGFVPGRWFTGLPGQDFAIAGGAFTDEFPNYSEYRDAFADSFQRGDAPTPIANGAGWFFGGDDFLGEYLSGLTDEQFAEIQEFGQSPERFNYGVNGRFSTDPLTGEAVPCNIEGVYCPGEVSTVQEVTKAAYGRIDFGHEFGNGMNITGNFGVRYVETEVTSGGRIGLPDPGRFDSVDIGGNGDGIVQVSEIQAICAGPALPGIARGYCGLSDARTAEFAAAHTGEIIVDDRKIRFDNWLPSFNAKLDVGGGLLFRAAVSKGLSRPDLQLFRAGGGIGDNTNALEQAGTLETGSLFALETGNRNLRPVTSWNYDLSAEWYFDTVGSVTLSLFLKDIEGIVNSGFETVNYTSGSGVSTDVAVKGPINDQGGKLKGFELAYQQTYDFLPGLLSGLGSQLTYTYVDGDDFSNPNLAAVGQSSVTTTTNDLGGGSFTALQPLAGLSKHTVNGTVFYEKGPVALRAAYNWRSAFLITPRDDIFPFSPIWQEPTGQLDASIFFAVTDNLKLGVQGVNLLDEVTETSQVVDFDGTRVTRSAFRNDRRFTFLARFDF from the coding sequence TTGTCTAAGAAAAACCAAGCATTTGAAGCCCAGCTTAGTGGCCGTATGAAGGCGCTAGGCACTGCGTCCAGCCTCGCTCTATGCATGACCATGGTGTCTCCGGCTTGGGCGCAAGACGCTGCCGAGCCTGACGCTGATCCAGCTACTTCGCAAATCACTGACGAGACTGCCGACGATAACGTCCTGGTCGTCACCGGCTTCCGGGCCTCGCTCGAATCAGCGCAGAATATCAAGCGCGATTCTGACACGTTTGTTGATGCGATTACTGCAGAAGACATTGGCGCTCTGCCGGATCGTTCGGTGGCTGAGGCGCTGCAGCGTGTGCCGGGCGTCAACATTGGCCGGTTCGAAAAAACGACCGATCCCGACCGCTTCTCGGTTGAGGGTACGGGCGTCATCATTCGCGGCCTTCCCTATGTCCGTTCGGAGCTGAATGGCCGCGACATCTTCTCCGCGACTGGCGGAATCGCGCTTAGCTTCAACGATATTTCACCGGAGCTGCTTGGCCGGGTAGAGGTATTCAAGAATGTCACCGCTGATATGACTGAAGGCGCCATCGCCGGCACGGTCAATCTCGTGACGCGCAAGCCGCTCGACACCAATGGCCTCAAGATTGCCGGCACCGTCGGTGCCAATTACGGCGATCTTCGCGGGGAATGGTCGCCTGAGTATTCGGCGCTGATCTCCAATAGCTGGGACACGGCGGCCGGTTCATTCGGCCTGCAGTTCGGCTACGCATATTCCGAACTCAAGAGCCGGACCGATGCATCGCAAGTGGCCGACCCTTGCTACCGCGCAAACACATTTGACGCCCCTTGTATCCGCGCTCTGTCGGTTGGCTCGGGTGGCTTCGTCGGTGATGGAAACTTCGACGCTTCGAACTTCCCGCCAGAGGGCTCGCTCGTCGTGCCAAAGGGTGCGGGTGTACGGACAACCGATCTTGACCGTAATCGGAAGGCTTATTCGATTGTCGCTCAATATGAGAGCAACGATGGTAGGTTCTCTGCGGCGTTTGAATGGCTTCGTTCCGAAACGAGCTTCGACACCGAAGAATTTGCGCTGATTTCCCGTGTTGACGACGAGGGGCTGTTCCCCGTCCCGGCTGCTGGCAGCACATGGCAGTTCGACGAGAATGGCGTCTTCGAAAGCGGCGTCCTGACGCAGCGTCCTGGCGACGCCTACGCGACACCGTTTGGTCGCGGCGGTATTCCCATCGATTCGCTGCGCTTCTTGCGCGGGGCTGAATCAGTCACCGAAGACTTTGCAGTGGACGCGCAGTTTGAGGCGACCGATCGCCTACGGTTCAACTTCGAAGCGCAAACTATTAAGTCAGAGCTGGCTAGAGACTCGGTGTTCGGCGCACTGAGCACATTTGCAGAGGTCGACCTCGATCTTTCCGGCAGTACGCCGCAAGTCCAGTTCCTCGCACCTCCCGGCTCACCCGCCGACTATTTCAGCTCGGGCGAAAGCACCTATTACTGGTTCGGCCTGGACAGCCGCGAAAAGAATGAAGGCGAGCTGAAGAGCGCCAACTTTGACGTTGAATATGACATCAGCGACGATGGCTTCTTCAAGCAGGCTCGCTTTGGTGCGCGCTGGGCTGACCGTGACCGGACAACCCGCAACACCAACTTCAGCACATGGGGAAACCTGTCTGCACCTTGGGCTGGTCGTGCGGGCTGTGCCCCTTGGGGTGAAGGCCCAGGTTGTGCTGCAACCGGCGGCTTCGTTCCGGGGCGCTGGTTCACTGGCCTTCCGGGTCAGGACTTTGCAATTGCCGGTGGTGCGTTCACCGACGAATTCCCGAACTATTCTGAATATCGCGATGCATTCGCTGATAGTTTCCAGCGAGGCGATGCGCCAACGCCGATTGCAAACGGTGCGGGTTGGTTCTTCGGCGGCGATGATTTCCTTGGTGAATATCTCTCTGGTCTTACCGATGAGCAATTCGCCGAGATTCAAGAGTTCGGCCAGTCGCCCGAGCGCTTCAACTATGGCGTAAATGGACGTTTCAGCACTGATCCGCTGACTGGCGAAGCAGTGCCTTGTAACATTGAAGGCGTCTACTGCCCCGGTGAAGTTTCAACCGTGCAAGAGGTCACCAAGGCCGCGTATGGCCGCATTGATTTCGGTCATGAATTTGGCAACGGCATGAATATCACCGGCAACTTCGGTGTCCGGTATGTTGAGACTGAGGTCACGAGTGGAGGCCGGATTGGCCTTCCCGATCCAGGCCGGTTCGATTCCGTTGATATCGGCGGCAATGGTGACGGCATCGTACAAGTGTCCGAAATCCAGGCTATTTGTGCAGGTCCAGCTCTGCCTGGTATCGCGCGTGGCTATTGCGGATTGTCCGACGCTCGCACTGCGGAATTTGCTGCAGCGCACACCGGCGAGATCATTGTCGATGATCGCAAAATCCGGTTCGATAATTGGCTTCCAAGCTTCAATGCCAAACTTGATGTGGGCGGCGGGCTGCTGTTCCGTGCGGCGGTTTCGAAAGGCCTTTCACGGCCCGATCTGCAACTGTTCCGTGCAGGCGGTGGTATCGGAGACAATACCAATGCGCTGGAGCAGGCCGGAACGCTTGAAACAGGTTCGTTGTTTGCCTTGGAGACCGGAAACCGCAATTTACGCCCAGTTACGTCTTGGAATTACGACCTATCGGCTGAATGGTATTTTGATACGGTCGGTTCGGTAACCTTGTCGCTCTTCCTGAAAGACATTGAGGGGATCGTAAACTCCGGTTTCGAAACCGTGAACTATACCAGCGGTAGCGGCGTCTCGACCGATGTTGCGGTCAAGGGACCTATTAATGACCAAGGCGGTAAGCTGAAGGGCTTCGAGCTTGCATATCAGCAGACTTATGACTTCTTGCCAGGCCTGCTGAGCGGCCTTGGTTCCCAGCTGACATATACTTATGTCGACGGGGATGACTTCTCAAACCCGAACCTTGCGGCGGTCGGTCAATCCTCGGTCACCACGACCACCAACGATCTTGGTGGCGGATCATTCACTGCACTCCAGCCGCTAGCAGGTTTGTCGAAGCACACAGTCAATGGAACTGTATTCTACGAGAAGGGCCCTGTGGCATTGCGGGCGGCTTATAACTGGCGCTCGGCCTTCCTGATTACCCCGCGGGATGACATCTTCCCGTTCTCGCCAATTTGGCAGGAACCTACGGGGCAATTGGATGCGTCGATCTTCTTCGCAGTGACCGATAACCTCAAGCTCGGCGTCCAAGGCGTCAATCTGCTCGACGAAGTTACCGAAACTTCTCAGGTGGTTGATTTTGACGGTACCCGCGTAACGCGGTCCGCGTTCCGGAATGACCGGAGATTCACATTCTTGGCGCGGTTTGACTTCTAG
- a CDS encoding glycoside hydrolase family 16 protein: MSFSKHVRIAATLSGALLLAACEQPQVEPVADSAGGGDGWQLVWSDEFSGEVIDRAKWGFDENCWGGGNEERQCYTSDQSNASVEGGRLIITALKQEATGSALPAHMRKTAADHEATATKPFTSARMTTRGKAAWKYGRIEVRAKFPQGQGTWPAIWMLPEDDVYGGWAASGEIDILETVNLGVPCEKCPGGREDTILGTLHFGGFWPDNLLASTEISFPKVLDGFHTYGVVWSEGRFDWTVDGKVYATKVAKDWSTVSSDDPNAPFDQQFHLILNLAIGGKLPEERGLGGVSGEGFPKQMEVDWVRVWQCADDAASICSVSGDE; this comes from the coding sequence ATGAGCTTCTCGAAACACGTTCGCATCGCCGCCACCCTTTCGGGCGCATTGCTGCTGGCAGCATGCGAACAGCCTCAAGTGGAACCAGTTGCTGATTCTGCTGGCGGTGGTGATGGCTGGCAGCTCGTTTGGTCTGATGAATTTTCGGGTGAAGTGATCGACCGCGCCAAATGGGGTTTTGACGAGAATTGCTGGGGCGGCGGCAATGAGGAACGGCAGTGTTACACCTCTGACCAAAGCAACGCATCAGTAGAGGGCGGTAGACTGATCATCACCGCGCTCAAGCAAGAAGCCACTGGATCCGCGCTGCCGGCCCACATGCGCAAGACTGCCGCTGACCACGAAGCTACGGCGACAAAGCCCTTTACCAGCGCTCGGATGACAACACGCGGCAAGGCTGCATGGAAATATGGACGCATCGAAGTCCGTGCGAAATTCCCGCAAGGGCAGGGCACTTGGCCCGCGATCTGGATGCTGCCTGAAGATGACGTTTATGGCGGCTGGGCAGCGTCGGGGGAGATTGATATTCTGGAAACGGTCAATCTTGGTGTGCCATGTGAAAAATGCCCGGGCGGCCGCGAGGACACGATCTTGGGAACGCTTCATTTTGGCGGCTTCTGGCCGGACAATCTGCTCGCCAGTACGGAGATATCCTTCCCAAAAGTGTTAGACGGATTTCACACTTACGGGGTTGTCTGGAGCGAAGGGCGGTTCGATTGGACTGTCGACGGCAAGGTCTATGCAACGAAGGTCGCGAAAGACTGGTCCACGGTTTCCTCGGATGATCCAAATGCGCCATTCGATCAGCAATTTCACCTCATTCTCAACCTCGCTATTGGCGGCAAACTGCCTGAGGAGCGCGGGCTGGGCGGTGTATCCGGGGAAGGTTTCCCCAAGCAGATGGAAGTCGACTGGGTCAGGGTGTGGCAATGCGCAGACGATGCCGCTAGCATCTGCTCTGTATCAGGGGACGAATAA